The segment GTAGAGGATGTGGATGTCTTCGCCCGTGTCTCGCCGGAGCATAAGGTGCGCATCGTCGAGGCACTGCGCCGGCGCGGCCATATCGTCTCCATGACCGGCGACGGCGTGAACGATGCGCCGGCGCTGAAGCGCGCTGATATCGGCGTCGCCATGGGCATTACAGGCACCGATGTCTCCAAGCAGACGGCGGATATGGTGCTGACCGACGACAACTTCGCCAGCATTGTGGCGGCGGTGGAAGAGGGCCGCATCATCTACTCCAACATCCGCAAGTTCGTCTTCTTCTTGCTGTCCTGCAACGTGGGGGAAATCCTGGTCATCTTCCTGGCCACCATCGCCGGCCTGCCCCTGCCGCTGACCGCCATCCAACTGCTGATGCTCAACCTGCTGACCGACGGGGCGCCGGCGCTGGCCCTGGGCGTGGAGCGGGGCGACCCGGACATCATGGAACGGCCGCCGCGCCCGGTAAATGAACCAGTCATCAACAAAGAGATGCTGATCGGCATCGCGGTACAGGCTATCGCCATTACCGCCGCCACCCTGACGGCCTTCCTCATCGGCCTGCGGGCTTTCCCGGACAATCTGGCCGGCGCGCAAACCATGGCCTTCGCCACCCTGTCCCTGTCGGAGCTGTTCCGGGCCTACACGTCGCGCTCGGAGCGCTATTCGGTCTTCGCCATCGGCGTCTTCAGCAACAAATACATGCAGTATGCCTTCCTGGCATCGCTGGCGATCCTGCTGGCCATCATCTATGTGCCGCCGCTCGACCCCATTTTCGACACGGCCTTCCTGGGTTGGGAGCATTGGGCGGAGATCCTCCCGCTGGTGCTCATCCCCGCGGTAGCGGCAGAGATCACCAAATGGTTCCTGCGGCAGGGGGATCGCCGCCGGCGCCAGCCGGCACAGGCCTAGCGCCGGCGAAAATATGCCGCTGGAAAGGCCCGGGGTGTAGGGGGATATGCCTGCCGCCTGGGGTACATAGCCGGACGGTCGGAAATTTGACAACGCCGCGCCGGCCGTGTACTATCCCTGGCGAGGCAGGCATATTCCCAGCGAGGAGAGGCCGTGGACCATGTACCCACGCAGTCAGATCCTGTTCCCCCATTCCTGTGTGCGGGGGCTTCGTAACCTCCTGGACGAGCGCTGGAAGGCCCTGGTAGATGATGTGCTGGCCCAGGGCGAAGCCAGTCCTGCCGGCCTGGCATTCTCTCTGATGATGATTCGCCTCTGCGGCTGTCTGCAGTGCGACATGAGCAGTTACAAGGCGACACTCGGTTGCGACGTGTGCTCTCAACGCGCCGTGCTTGGCCTGCGGGAAGGGAGTAAAGGGCTCCTGCGCCGCTACGAGCGCGCCCTCCAGGAACTGCAGGACAACCGCTCCACCCTTTGCCTGGCCGGGGAAGCCGAAGAGGAGGGCGTCACGGCGCCCGCCGGCGAGTCCGGCCCCTGACAATCGCAAACCCGTTGTTTTCCGCCTTCGTTCCCCCACATCTCATACCGAATACGCGTGCCAATGGGGACGTC is part of the Anaerolineae bacterium genome and harbors:
- a CDS encoding HAD-IC family P-type ATPase yields the protein VEDVDVFARVSPEHKVRIVEALRRRGHIVSMTGDGVNDAPALKRADIGVAMGITGTDVSKQTADMVLTDDNFASIVAAVEEGRIIYSNIRKFVFFLLSCNVGEILVIFLATIAGLPLPLTAIQLLMLNLLTDGAPALALGVERGDPDIMERPPRPVNEPVINKEMLIGIAVQAIAITAATLTAFLIGLRAFPDNLAGAQTMAFATLSLSELFRAYTSRSERYSVFAIGVFSNKYMQYAFLASLAILLAIIYVPPLDPIFDTAFLGWEHWAEILPLVLIPAVAAEITKWFLRQGDRRRRQPAQA